A segment of the Coffea arabica cultivar ET-39 chromosome 8c, Coffea Arabica ET-39 HiFi, whole genome shotgun sequence genome:
aactttaaaaattgcagaaaaagatGTCCTTTTACTACCTGTTGTGCTAGTAAAAGTaattgtttaaatttcagtggttttttttttaaaaaaaattttttggttgGATGCTCTTTAGCCAGCTTCCATTCTCATTCTTCTATTCTTCTATTCTGTATTCTCCCACctgtttcatttcaaactccCATGTAAGATTCCACCCTGATTCCTCCGTCACCTTTTTGAAGGTCGATTATTTGGTAACCGTGCTGTGATCATGTGCACACACTCTCAATTCTTTTTGgtccaaaagaaaaagataagggACAATTCCCAGCCCCATGAAAATGCCAGAACTACCCATCTTTTACATGCATATATGGCCAAAGTTTacaaccatttatggcttttGTACTTACTCTTTTTCTACGGCTTCTGCAGGAAAGGACGAGTATGATACCCTCTCGTGCGTACATGTTTAATACTATACGGGTCATAACGCTTCTAACCTTAGACAACCAAAAATAATCGTTGATTCCATTTTGATTTGATTGACCACGACGACGCTTACAACTCACAGGAGTTTTGCATGAACCAATTTCAATTAATTCATTTCTGAGGCCATAAAGTCACTCTCGTGTGATTGTTGCAGGTGGAACAAGTTAGGAACAAGGGGTGGCAACAAGAGAGCCCTATGGGTATGGGGTCGTGGTCCAACTCCAGAAAGAAAGAACTGGCCAAGAAATTCAGGACTCTTGCATGCAAGATCTTGGTAAAAGCCGAAAGGCAACAAAAGCCTTTATTACAAGATTCTTTTGCGAGAAACAtttagaaattaatcaaaccagTGAAAAGTGCTTGCATGCAGAATATATATGTTGTAGGATTTTTGGCTGCTGGTATCAAACCTCACCAAGGTTCCTGGAGCAAGCAGAATGTGTTGCTTTTGGGTTAAGGAAAGGAAACATGGCATTTAAAGGTTTGTTAGAACGAACTAGACTTCATTGCCATACCAATGTGACTTGAATATGCGTCCACCAACCAAACTTAGGGAAGTTTTAATGTCCCTATAGATCTTTTATCCATTTGTTTGAGAAAATGTGGCTGATAAGAAATGAGCTACAGTCCTAAActcgttctttttttttttgctgcttACTAATTTGATGCAGTAATTTCGATGATCTCAAAGTCAATACTTGGCACGCATTAATTAAATGCAGAGGAATAGGCTACTCATGTGATTTTGCGTCTGACGTTTCAAAGAATATAAAACTGCTTCAAGCAGCAGCAATTTTGACCGACTTTAAATGCACTTTTAACCTTGATGAAAACATTAACGTCTTATATATAacagtttccatttttttttttaaattctcttTTCAGTTTataaataatactaataaaCTCGAAGCCAAGAATAATGAGACTAAAATTTTGCATATACAATAATGCCATTTCTACCTTGTGAATAATTTGTAGGCTAGCTGGTTGAGGGATAATGTACTGAAAAAAAGTTTATGGGAGGATATGGGCATACATCTGAAATGGTCCAAACTTGTACTCTTGCCCTAATTTTCTTTCAAGTCTTAACAACTTTTTATTATCTTATGAACAAATAATTAAAGACCAATAGGCTCGGGGGACCACCGATACACTCGTCTCTCGCCTTAATGTTCTTTCTTCTGCCTTTGTTTCCAAGGCAAAGTTTAACCAAATTAGGCAGCAGATGGCAATAATTTGCATAAATAGATTGTCGACCAAAGGTCCCAATACACTTGTAAGGCTCTCGAGTATATATGGCATTCGTCTCTCAccttaattttctttcttctgtctTTGTTTCCAAGGCAAAGTTTAATCAAATCGGACAGCATGCAGCTTGTCATGTTTACTACCGGAACCTTTAGAATGGGAAGTTTTTAGGTTCGCAGTTCATTTTgtttcaatcttttcttttttttgcggATTTGCCTAAGTCTATTAAGGGCATTTGTAATGTTGATTGGGTAGGAATTAGATGATTCAGATATGGCAGAAGGTAGGTGAGTTCAATAATATGTAAGGAGGTAAGGTCCAATGTCTATTTTCCGTTTCACTGTACTTTGTTTaatattattaaatattaattaAAGGGGTAATTAAGAGagcacaaaattaaccaaaaaaaaaagagttgagCCCAGAATGCTATTTTGTCTGGATGGGGATTTATGGCCATCAGTTTCAATATATCAACAACCATTAACTAAAATTTAGTCTTTGGAGCGTGAGGAtttaatttatcttttttttttaacgaaaACTAGACATATAAATCTAATCCCAGAAGAAACTTCAAAAGCGGGCAACTTAAGGATTTAATTTATCATTAAGGATATTCTTCATGACCCACTAAGACCTTAGTTTCTGTTCTTTAGGGGTAGGCAAGCATGATGACGATTTCGGGAATATGACAAAAGAGTATTATACTCTCAGTCAAATCATTTTAATTTTCTCAGCCTGCCTTCAGCATTCTTGATTAGGGGCAGTTTGAGTGGGAAATTTATATATCAAGTAGGATTGAAGACTAAATTTATAGTATCTAATAACTAATTAGGTAGGAGgacatatatatattaaaagaTTGATTGCAATGTTGTTAGCAAAAACGATATGGAAAAGAATAAGCAGTAACTTGAGCATGAATGCAAGCAATGCTAAAAGAGTAAAACATGCATCTTCTTATTTGAGATGGATATTGATTTACCAACAAGTTAAACCCGAAACATATTCCATAAAACTATTCTCTTCAAATCCACCATTTTAACAACCTTAAAGTTCTATCAACCGTTGTACACTACTATTCCTCGAACAAAAAAGGTAAATCCGGAGACTTGATCCACAATAATCAATTATGGTCAACCAATGCCAATCTTACACAAGTGAGATTACTCCTCGTAtagatatacatacatatatatatatatatatatatacatacatatgtatatgttgatgatccCTCTGGTTCTATTGATGTACCAATATCATGATACGCACCAGACGGTAGGACCAAAAACATTTGTCTCATCAAAAATCTTCTAATCTCCTTTCTCTTTCACCCTGTGCAGAGCCATTGATGAACTCTTGTATGGCTTCCTACGGTCAATTAATGAATTTTGTTCTTTCATGATTTCAATTGTTTCTCTTACACACGTACTAGAAGTCCACATGGGCATACTATTCCCACCCACTCCAAGGCCATTTATGTCATTTCACCTCCCccgagaaaattttttttttttctttcccccaCACACACACCATACTAATACTTTCTTTCTGATCCTCCCTCCCATATTAAATCCCGCCATGTCTCTTCCATTCCATTCCTTCCAGCTCAAAACCTAATACTCTACTGTTAACCCCTTCCTCCCCACTTGGCTCTCCTGAATTATTCTTCTtctgaaagagaaaaaaaaaaaaaacttacatgAACACCATTATATGATTTGCATGTATGAATGTGCAGTTATATCAGTAGAGTTTAACTAGGGAAAGAGATTGTTTGAAAGCCTGAAGGGCGACATCTCATTTTATTCTAGCCTTGGATGGCCACGGCGTGGATGAAGTCGTTACAATGCAAGTCAAGAGCAGTAGACGACGTCGTCCACCACAAACACAAGGTCCTAACTACCACCACTACCCCCCATTCGAACCCCAagaaccaccaccaccaccaccatctcATTCCCAACTCCGGCGGCTGCAGAAATAGCGTTCAAAGTCTGAAGGACGTGGTGGAAATGACTAAACAAGCAAAACCCAGAAAGCTAAAGTCCCCGCCGCCGGAATCACCGCAAACCCCACCGGCTAAAGATGCAAAAAGATCGCTTCCAAGAAAGCCCGAACCCGTTTCACACCAACCTGCCACGAGGGGTCGTCCTAGTAGTTCCCGAATCTCACGCTCCGCTGAGTCGTTCTTCCCCGCTTTGACTGAGCTTCCTGAGGGCCATCCCTCCCGTAATGTGGTGGAGATTATCTTTCACACAAGTTGGTCGCCCAAGGCATTTTCGGGTCGGATCGAGATGGTGTTCAAGGTCCAGAATTTGCCCCGGACGGTGACCCGTTTTGAGGAGTATAGGGAAGTAGCGAAGTCCAGAGCGGGTGCTGCTGGTGGGCTGGGCGTGAATGGTGGCGGTGAAGATCACGCTCGGTGTGTTGCGGACGGGAACGAGGTGATGAGGTTTTACTGCTTGGGACCCACAAGTAGCAGCGGCGGGTATGATGCTGGTGGTTGCGCGTGGGCTTTCAGCGGCGTTAAAGGGGCGGCGATTTGCACCTTTTCGGGGAGTGGTGGGGCGCATGAGAGTGCCGGCGGTGGGAGGGGTAGGAGGGCAATGCTGGTCTGCCGGGTCATAGCTGGTCGGATCTGTAAGCAACTCGGATTTGACTCGTTGGTGGAAGGGCGAGGTGGGTATGAGTCGGTGAGTGGGGATAACGGCGAGTTGCTCGTTTTTGATTCGCGTGCGGTATTGCCCTGTTTTCTTATCATCTACAAATTGTAAAATAACACGAGAAAGAAGTAAGACCACTTTTGCAATTTTCACGTCCAATTTAGTTGTTTGTTTCTtatatatttggattttttttttttttataatcccCGTTCCCCTTTGTTTGCCCTATTTTTTGCGCTGCAATTTTtggacatgtaattattgggaaaaaaaatgaggttattaaaaattttcatcagCATCATCATGTCTCGATAATAAATGAAATTAGGGCCTTATGTGCTtgaaaattgaactaatttaCCATGGAAGTCATGATCTGCAGTTGGAACATTACCATCAAAAGTTGATCACAAGTTTGATTGCCTAAATCTGACATTTTTATATTTGAGATAGGCCCACCATTTGTTTCGACCTCATCATAATTAAGGTATGATTCAAAGTTTGATTATTTGTCACACAAACAAAAGggatataaatttaaaaaaaaaaaagttttttgttttgttgagaGCCCTTCAACTGTTTTCCTTTTCGTCAAATACGAGTAAGTAGGTAATAAAAGTGTGGAAAATGATCATATTAATTTTAGCGGTTCGTTGAATTTGTGATTTCTCCTCCATAAAAGTAAATTATTAATTGTACCGATTCTCATGTACAACAGCTGTTGCTGATATTCGAAAGTATTTGCTTCCTCGATCATGTCTGGTCTTGTCACCATTGTTAATACCTAATATGATAGTGGTTATCGAATCCAGCTGCATGGTGTTGATATAACATAAATGTACATTAATTTGTTAGTACAGGGCAGCcccaaaaaaagagaaaagcaagAATGGtttgaaggaaaagaaagaggagtacATTACATACACCCCAGAATTTTCAGCTCCTCTTAAAATttatttagaaaaaagaaaaaaaaaggaaaaggggtgTAAGAAGATGATTCAGAAGAAATAGACATCTGATCTTTTTTCAGGAACACCATCATAATCTGAGTTGTTGTGCATGTTTAAAGCGGAGTAATTCTCATGATATATATTTGACATTGCTTCTTGCTAAAGAGCTAAACCTTTAAGTTGAACTAATTGCTTTGCTTTTCCCGTGTGGAGCATAAAAGCTTCTTCTGCACcccaaattttttgttttaaagtttTGACATCCCACCCCACTTTTGCCAGCTTTGCTTTGTCCAAAACCTTTCATCTTTATTTGTTGTTAATTAGACACGTCCCATGAACTTATTACAGTCCCTAATGCCAACACCCCATGACTAAATGTTATGATGACATTGGCCGAAGTTGAATgcctttttaatcaaattttttcaagACCCTCCATTTTGATCCTTCCTATGGTACGTAGCTTTTGGAGGAAATTAATTCGATTTGGAATAATTGAACCATACCTTTACTCTTTTCAATCAACCTGATGTAGTTGAAAAGACTAGAAAAACATACATTTCTTtaagggaaagaagaaaaaaaaacaaagaaagatagAGAGTCTCTGATCAATCCATTAACGTTTAATGGAACTGAAACGTGCGTGCGCATTGATAATTCATAGTAGTAAGTAAGATCGTAACTGTTGAGGTTCATCTtctgggggggggggggggaaatcTGCATTAATTTATGATGATGAATTACCTTGAAGAACCACCATATATGAATGTCATTTGCACAAATAATGAATGTATAGTCTAATAGTCATAGACTAATAGCCAGGGGCTTTGGTTTCGTATGATTGTGAAACAAGTAATCTCCTGCATGGACAGATTGTGGAGGTCATCCCCATTAATCTTCTCATTCTTCTTCTCCACCCCTCTCCTGCTAAAAAGATTTGTTTCttcaaaggggaaaaaaaagggtaTAATTTTATATGGTTGAACACTTGATCATAGTTTAGAAAGACAGAGAGAGTTCTTTAGTTTGATTTATTCATTGTGCTCAACCACCTCAGTACACTAACAGACTCTTTTGACGTGGTAGAATTTGGGAAACTATCTCACCAAACAATTTGCTGAAGTATCAATTACCATCCCAAAAGGTTGAAACTTAATTCTGTTGCAATAAATTTGGCATCTCTTGGAAGTAACCTCTAAGCTACTCTTTTTAGTGTCACTTTCGTCCTaaagtttcaactttcaaaGCGGTGCATAAACCTTCATCTTCTTTTGtcaaactatatatatatatatttttttttttaaaaaaaaaattcaacttcCATTTTCTTCACACAATATTATTGAGTTattaaaaaatggaaataattTACCAAGTGATTAGAAACTCGTTTTACTGCTGTCTATTTCAACAACTCAGTGAGGTCTTGGACGAAATTGTCACTGGAATGGCAGttttatctaaaaaaaaaaaaaaaacccgaaACTGGACTAGCAACAAAAGACAGGCTGAAGAAATGCGATGCAATGCTTTTTCAAGGTGTGGAATTAGGGCTTCGGAGTTTACTTCCAACCGAACACAGTTATTGCACATGTATGTTAAGGTGGTGGATCCATCAAATACTGTACATTGCGTAGATATACACTCAAACATTTGAGCTATTAAATTTAGAAAGTTCATCATTGTATTCATACCACTTTCAAGGCGACCTGATTATTATATACGGCTCGAAAGAGTGCACAACGTGGCAAAAACATACTTATAACATACATTGGCTTTTTGATTGTCTTCTCCATGCTTCGGTGTATCTAACTTTTCATTTCTAATTCATACAAAATCAAGTACTTAAGATCAGCAGAATGGGAGGAGGAGGGACTGTAAGTGAGAAGTATTGAGTTCAAAACCTctcacttacaaaaaaaaaacagaaaaaagatcAATAAGATAATAGTAACCGATATAATGGTAAACTTTCTAAATAAACATAAGGGCCAAAGGCACCACATTGAGTATCATTTGCACTTTCTTTCTTAACGTTATTTTTTTTACACTCCATCCCCCCTCCCTCCCCAAAACACACATTTATGCCACGCCAGTTTTACCATTAAAAACTGTTAAAACCTTCAATTTTGTCcttatttctatttttctctattcttcttttctttgccCAACCTCTTTTGTTCtagcaataatttttttttggaaaatcaaGAAGTAAATTCTCAAAATACTCCACTTCtattattttaaaatgaaaTCTAAACACATTAAATAAAGAGCGAGTTTTTTATACACGGTcagtgcatatatatatatatatatattttacacTTGTAGATTAAAAATATTCCTCCTCAAAATTCTAGTCAACGTAGTAAACTGAAATATCTTGACTAGGTTGTTGGTCTGAAAAATCGTAATCTTGGGATCCAACTGAAGACCGGAACTGTTTTGACCAAAAAGCGAGCAGGGAAGTCTCTGCCCTGCATTAACTGGAAACGTCATCCTCTTATAACCGCTCCGTTGTTGGTACTTGGTACAGGTCATTATAGTTCATATTCAGATATACTAGTAGGACCTTTGACCCGATTTCTCTCCAATTACAGGGCAAAGCGAGGCGCGACTGCCGCAGCTGTAAAAGGATGTTAAAAGGGCTGTGGCTAGCGAATTGTCACCATCTTTTGTGCTTATGCTTGCCAGACTGCCGCTTAAACACATCACAGCCTTTGACTTTCTGTATAATGCTTGTAGTATCATAACGTTGATGTGATTATACAGAATGTTGAACTCAAGATCATGTCATCAGCAAAGTAGGTTTTAGCATGTTATGTTAGCCACCGAATCCCATTTTATTGGACAACAGCCAAAAGTAAAAGTTCCAGAAATCCGGCAGAATTTGCTTGCCACTCCTAGATAAGTCTTTTAATTCATCTATTGCTTTCAGGGTTAGCTTGATTTTgattagaaaaagaatgaaggGATTGTTAAACAGTTATGTGAAGGCATCATCAATATTTGGAGTATCCTATAGATACATCGATTATCCGCGTGGGGAGGATGACAAGGCTGGTGGAGCATATTTCTAAGCCAGGCATTTTACACGATTCAATTCCCGGAGCTAAGCCGGAAAATGAAGCAACTAAATTCTGAAATGTTTCAATATGTAGTAACCACGTAATGGAGGGAAGCTCTGGGGAAAATTTCTACCAAGAGAGAGAGCCCTCTAATGTACAATTTTCTTCATGCTGCACTAACTACTGAGACTCCACAAGAACATACAACGGCTTCCCGTTCAATCGATCCCGCCCCTGCATCATCCAAGGGAATGAATAATAACATAGGATCAATGGCAATCATGAATTCGTTGGATGGCAACACAAATTTTCCTATTTACTGAAAGCTAAAACTAGTCTCTCAGGTCTCGCAGCAATGTCATGGAAAGGTTCGCATTTTCTAACACCAGTCAAAACGCAGTATATGGTAGCTTACCAATCTTAAAAGCAATTCGTCTGTTATTGAGATCAAATTTGTAACTGGACTCAAATAGCAACCATGACCAAAAATGTGAAAGTAGTTGACTACCCATCATTTTATACTCAGATCTTCGAAAATTTCTTAGGAACACCTTTGCCAATGGAAATGCAGTGGACAGGCATGCTGCTGTTGATGATATTACAAGAGTAACAGGGTCACGAGACTTTGTCGGAAGCAAAAACTCAATGTTTGCCTTAGGCCAATTCATAGTGCCACTAAGCAGATAGAACGCCAAAAGCAAAAGCAACCATATGAGACCGCTATACcaattttggggggggggggaataagTCTGATGATTTTAACTTATTCATCCAGAAAAGGAGATCAGCAAAGAGGCATCAAATTTCTAGGATTCCTAGGACAAGTACAAGTGTTGACCACACCAGAAGGAAACAAGGGGAGTATATATGAAAGCCAAAGACAAACCTTTAGATCCGGTATTTCAATCACACAAGCACATTCAACAACTTCAGCTTCAGCACGTTCTGAAAATAAACAATCTCAAGTCAAATGAGGATTATCAATTCTAATTCATGTGGTGATGCAGAATGCATAATGCTAAAGGATATTGGTTTTCAGATATTTAAGCAACTAAACCACTGGCACAAAAGCAATACTTTGCCAGTGTCCTGCTGAATTATGACTATGATATCCAATA
Coding sequences within it:
- the LOC113703301 gene encoding uncharacterized protein translates to MATAWMKSLQCKSRAVDDVVHHKHKVLTTTTTPHSNPKNHHHHHHLIPNSGGCRNSVQSLKDVVEMTKQAKPRKLKSPPPESPQTPPAKDAKRSLPRKPEPVSHQPATRGRPSSSRISRSAESFFPALTELPEGHPSRNVVEIIFHTSWSPKAFSGRIEMVFKVQNLPRTVTRFEEYREVAKSRAGAAGGLGVNGGGEDHARCVADGNEVMRFYCLGPTSSSGGYDAGGCAWAFSGVKGAAICTFSGSGGAHESAGGGRGRRAMLVCRVIAGRICKQLGFDSLVEGRGGYESVSGDNGELLVFDSRAVLPCFLIIYKL